The segment CAAGAGACCAAACAAAACAGTTGTTGGAACGATAATTTTCCCTGGAAGCGAGTTTGGAATCTGAAAGTTCCGTTGAAGGTGAAGCATTTTATTTGGAGAGCAATCAGAAATATTCTTCCTACGAAGGATCAACTACTATCTAGAAGGGTTGTAGTAATTAATAAAGTCCTATCTGTAATCTTGAGGTAGAATCAGTGTATCATTCTTTGGTATCTTGTCAATTTGCTAATCAGTGTTGGTGTCTGTTGGGGATCAGTCCAGTGGAGGATGATCAGTCAAGCTTCAGCAATTGGTTGTCTGTAGTGATTCAAAAATGCACTAACAGGAAGCTGCAGGAAGTGGTCATGGTTTGTTGGTCGATGTGGCATAACAGAAACGAGATAGTATGGAATCAGCGTGGGGGAGAAGGCTCAGAGGTTTGCAGGTCAGCGAAGGCTCTTCTTAACCAATGGCAGAATGCTCAAGATAAGTCGTTTGATAATTTTCTTGGTTTCATGAATCAAGAAGACGGCAAAGAGCGTTGGGAACAACCACATGAAGGTACGGTTAAGATCAATGTTGATGCAGcaatttttgagaattttaatACATATTGTTGGTCCATGGCAGCTCGAAATCATAAGGGAGAGTTGGTATCAGCTAATACGAAATGTAGAGTAGGCCGTATAGCCCCAGAGATAGCGGAAGCTTTAGGAATTAAGGAGGCATTAAGCTGGATTAAAAATCATAGCATGCTACCAGCCATAGTCGAGACATATTGCCTATCGGTGCTTCAAGCGATCCGTTGTTCATCTGTCCAGCTATCTTATCTTGGGAGGGTGATAGATGAGTGTAAGGTGTTGGTTAGTGAGCTTAAAAATCGTCTTGTGACGTTGAATTTTGTTAAACGATCTGCGAACAAAGTGGCTCACTTCTTAGCGAGACATAATAGTTCTGTGGCTGATCGTATATGGAGTGGGGAATGTGTTTACCCGGAACTCCAGACTGTACTGAATAATGATTTATCGTTTTAATGAAATTTTTCATTATGTGGCAAAAAAAAATAATATCTAAAATTAGTGTAACTGTTATGGGGAGAATTTCGTATAGCagtgttgtggaggttaatgggcggaacaagGATCAAGTACGTTGGGAAGGTTATTTATGGTGGTTGCTGAGCTCGTATGTTGACTcattaagaaagaatagggtttgttattctctatcaagtgttgactcatgtctcatacaaatgcctacgtaccctatttacagggatcaagcctcacatagttcttggggaacaagtcatgtaggctagggttagggttctccaacccatgcagcccaagcccacgataaagtcaggccttcagccaattagtcacgtaaatctcgaccggctccacacgcttcctacaatctcacgacatctccgcatttcttcccgtaattgtaggaataaccccgtgtcggccccgaaatctacgagcaactcagtcatctatgatTCACTTTCCATATTGCACACAAAGTCCTTCGATGCGGgccggcctggtcacctcggcccgtACCACCTTTCTTTTCGAGTACTACAATGTTACCTCTGTTttcataagatgtgggctcatgggcCCAACCTGCGTATGGGCACCTGAGCCCAACCCGCGTGTGGGCAACCAAGCCCAGCTTGAGTGCTGTCACCTGAGCCTATCTCGCGTAAAGtcacctgagcccacctcgcgtgtgGACATCTAAGCCCACCTCACGTGTGGGCACCAGATGGCAAGTGTGAGCTTACCTTACAAGTGTGAGCCCAACTTGCATGTCACGAGTTCAgcccgcatgtgctggcccaagtcaCATTAATCCATGATTCTAGCCCACACATAAGAGTCCAGCTATTCAATGCACCTATGAGGACCTGTCTAGGGCCCATGAtcgaaagcgggcataacaactaccaCCCAAAATTCATGGTCGCATCTTGAGGCTAGGATTTTTCCAGCATTAGCTTTTTATGGCCACGAAAGTGCGAGCCCACGAGGTCACACCAAACCACCTCGCGTGTCTCGCCTCGCATGCCTTTCAACGAACATATGTTTGAACACATGACAGCTGTTGGACAGCTGGCGTAGGGATTCGTGTCGTTATTTGAGATGGTGACACGTGTCGCTTCCCCTTTCTCTCTCTTATCCCCTATAAATATGTGAGATTTCAAttcatttctcacatttccaAGAACACTTAACAAAACTCTGCCCaatttgctcaaggatctaccacggcGAAAATCATCATCTCCACTAGAACTGTCAACCGGCGGCGATATTCTCCGGGAACAGATTCATCATGATCATCTTATACTTCACCTACAGGTACCCCTTCGATCCTTACTTATCCACATTCATTCATGTTCTTCATACACACCATGCGAGCACACACCACCTGTTCGACGCGAGCCCACACACAATCACGACAAGCGACGTGAGCTCGTCTGCTCGCTTAGATACCTAGGTGCGATCCCGTGTGAGATGTGAGGACACTTAGGTACGACCCCATACTTGTTTTTGCTTTCtttttagggccacacactaattttcaccatcttttacagatgtcgagtgcgtCTTCAGCCCACTCCTATGGATCATCTCGCTCTTCCTCGAGCCCGGCTCGCACCTCTGCCATGCCGGTTCGTTCTTCAGCCACTCCGTCTCCACTAAATCAATATCCACCCGAGCAGCGAGGCTCGAAGGACTTTCAACGCGAGCTGTCTTCACTCTCTGGCAGTCTCAGCCAACCCATTTCTCCTGGCTCTGCTATCACCCCCCAAGGGGCCCTGAATATTGCCAGAGTCGAGAACTCGATGCGAGCAGGAGGCTCCAGCTCGCTTAATATTCACTTCGACCCCAACCCTGAGGATTACACCAGGGAGAAGAACATTTATGATTGGAGAAACAGGCATGTGGATCTCTCTAATATACCAGCTTCCCTTGGGGTGGAGGAGCTGCTAAACCGCGAGCCCGCTCCCTTGGATAAAGAACGAACTGAGGAGATTCTAAGAGAAATGACAGAAGAGAGGGCAACCCGCCTGAGGCAAGCTGCAGCCAACAACCTTGTCCCCATTCACCTCGACTCAGAGCCCACTGACAGCGATCTGGGAAGTGCATACCACGACACCAAGAAGAAGGGAAAGGAGCCCGTAGCCGCAGAATATCCCATCTTGGGGCTCGAGGGTGAAGAGGACGACTCGCATTGGTCCCATGATTCTCCTCAGAGGGAGGAGGTGGCAGATGTTACAAGTCAATTTAAGATTTGTAACTACAACTACGTCCCCGCGGCTTCTCCTGAACCCTATGTGCCTCCTGCCCAGCCTGAGCTCGAAGGtgaaataattatcaaaatacAGATTATTCCATATGAGGAGGAGAGCTCAACTGTAACCGAGGAGGTTAAGGTGCTCGCTTGCCGCGATCTGCCCACCTCGCTTACTCAGAAACATCTGGCCGAGCACATTGAGAAGTTCCAGCTCGAGGGCCACGTTGTCTTGCCCTCACATGAGATGCTACAGATTTAACCATCCAGAGAATGGAGGCAGGGTGCCTCGCATGGTCTTGTCTACCTTCCTTCTAAGGCTAGGAATCTCCTTCCCCTTCATCCCTTTATCAAAGATGTCTGCGAGTACTACCAGCTCGCACCCTCGCATTGTACATCTTGTACAAcgagtgttcatgatcatagtgatctctcaataaattcttttaattctatacgatggatcaatctttcaaagatagaagcagctagaaaggagtagtatcagtgcggtggtattccgaatctaacacgttcgtgatactaaggttgacgtggttattaaaaggttatagaaggctaacgagcaaaagtataaccagtataatattaggaacggaagatagtaacgattacaaactggaaaagaatgggtattgagaagaaaaaagctataatgctagaagctatgatgaagTCTGTGccatagacttgaaagaatttggaatggtctcttaacgcggattgagttttcttacgataatagatcgtatgtccagtatcgagatatcgccttatgagatccttgagggaacacaatgtcgatcttccttatgttaggatgatgttgcagagcgcaagatgctcggaccagcagtgatc is part of the Apium graveolens cultivar Ventura unplaced genomic scaffold, ASM990537v1 ctg6229, whole genome shotgun sequence genome and harbors:
- the LOC141703107 gene encoding uncharacterized protein LOC141703107, translating into MDSWFWKWEKLGHYSVKSAYAAIQETKQNSCWNDNFPWKRVWNLKVPLKCWCLLGISPVEDDQSSFSNWLSVVIQKCTNRKLQEVVMVCWSMWHNRNEIVWNQRGGEGSEVCRSAKALLNQWQNAQDKSFDNFLGFMNQEDGKERWEQPHEGTVKINVDAAIFENFNTYCWSMAARNHKGELVSANTKCRVGRIAPEIAEALGIKEALSWIKNHSMLPAIVETYCLSVLQAIRCSSVQLSYLGRVIDECKVLVSELKNRLVTLNFVKRSANKVAHFLARHNSSVADRIWSGECVYPELQTVLNNDLSF